TTGAGATATACCGTCTTTCCCAGGTATAATGCGATCGTGCGTAGTGCGAGTATTACCAATTCTAGCACGGAGCAAATAACCGTTGAGTCTCTCGCAAGCATGAGCGTTGACCTGCCCTTTGAGGAACTGCAGATGCTCGGGCTGCGCGGTGACTGGGCCAGGGAGGCGCATCGGCAGAGACGACCGGTGGACTACGGCGTGCAGAGGTAGGACGAAGACAATCATGAAGAGTAGGCCGTGGAGGTGCTAATTTCGAATAGCTTTGGCAGCACGACTGGCTTCTCGTCCCATCTCCATAACCCGTTTGTCGCCCTGGTGCATCCCTCTACCACGGAGTCGCAGGGTGAGGCATGGGGCTTCTCGCTGGTCTACTCCGGCTCCTTTTCCATCCAGGTTGAGAAGGGGTCGCAGGGATTGACGCGCGTGTCGGTCGGACCGAACCAGCTGTCCTGGAAGCTTGCGCCGGGAGAAACCCTGACCTCGCCTGAGTGCGTCGCTGTCTATTCGGCAGACGGTGTAGGGGGGATGTCGCGCTCTCTGCATCGGCTGTACAGGAACCATTTGATCCGTAGCAAATTTGCGACCGATGATCGCCCGGTGCTGTTAAATAGCTGGGAGGGCCTTTATTTCGACATTGATCATGACCGAATGTGCCGCCTTGGACAAGAATCTGCGGCATTGGGCGTGAAACTGCTGGTCATGGATGATGGCTGGTTCGGGCAGAAATACCCACGAACATCTGACGCTGCAGGACTTGGAGACTGGATTCCTAATCCTGATCGGTTTCCCGATGGCCTCGCACAGCTGGTAGACAAAATCACCTCTCTCAAGGTTGCCAACTCGTCGACGACCCTGCGCTTCGGCATCTGGGTGGAACCGGAGATGGTGAACCCTCAGTCCACTCTGTACCAGGAACATCCAGACTGGGTGCTCCATGCCGGCGGATATCCACGGACAGAGCAGCGGAACCAGCTtgtgctggatctgggtcTGGCAGAGGTGCAGGAGTTTATTATAAACGCAATATCGGACCTCCTCAACAGCGCTGATATCACGTACGTGAAGTGGGATCACAACCGGGGTATGGCTGAGACGCCCTCGCCTAGCGCAACCCATGCATACATGCTGGGAATGTACCGCGTATTTGATGTTCTCACTACTCGCTTCCCCAACGTCCTCTGGGAGGGCTGTGcatctggtggtggtcggtTCGACCCAGGAATCTTGCAGTACTTCCCGCAGGTGTGGACATCAGATAATAGTGACGCTGTCGAGCGCATCTTCATTCAGTTTGGCACCTCGCTCGCCTACCCTCCTAGTACAATGGGTGCCCATGTATCCAGTGTACCGAACCACCAGACAGGGCGGACTACACCATTAAGCTTCCGTGCCCACGTCGCCATGATGGGCGGGTCGTTTGGTCTCGAGCTTGATCCGAGCCAGATTACtgacgacgagaagaaggccattcCCGGGCTGATTTCCctggcggagaaggtgaatTCGATCATTCTCAAAGGCGATATGTGGCGATTGACTCTGCCTGAAGAGTCTAATTGGCCTGCAGCCTTGTTTGTTTCGGAAAGCAAAGCCCAGGCGGTATTGTTTCTCTTTCAACTCGCCCCGAATGTCAACCATACCGTGCCCCGGGTCAAATTGCAGGGGCTGCAGAGTGAAGCGATGTATcgtgttgatggtgatgggccTTTTGCGGGCTCGATGCTGATGAATCTGGGCCTGCAGTATTCCTTTAAGGCGGAGTATGCTAGTAGGGTTGTGCTCATAGAGGCAgtagatttttaatatatatatagtaattgtGGCTCCTTGTCTAACGATTACCTAAATCTAACACGACGATCTGGTATCGCGCAAGGCTAAAACATTGAAGCCGTTGACAACGGGCCTTAATGTACAGATCATGTTGATCTATCAACCGAAGTATTGTCTAGATGTTCATATTCCTCCATCCTGCCTCTATCACCTTTAGCTTTAGACCCGCCACAGAGAGCGTATACGCCGACTGGACGGAATAAATTAGGAATTAATTAGACCTGCATGTGCAACCGTTTACGGCATTTCCCCTTGGCGCGCAGCAACTGGACAGGCCGACAGGTCCTCGTGTTTCAGAGACGATTTGACTGGTCGAGTCTCCAACTTTGCAGTCACGGCGCAGGGATTTGTGCGGGCAGTTCATATGTCCCTCGGCTGATGGTGGCCTTTGCTGTAATATAAACGCCGGTAGCCAGTGCTTGGGTGTTTTTGTTAATTTTACAACTCGATGGAATTTCCCTCGGCATTTTGAAACTACCGGTCCTTACTGAGACATGCTCTTTTCGGCTGTGTTGAACGATGGCCAGGATGTGGGTGTTGGTTGTATTGCTGTTAATCTCAATGCTCAGTTTGGCAAATGCTGAAGCCTGCGAGGACATAGAAAGCCTCCCCCAATGTGCAGTACGAGTACCCCTTTCTTTGCTTGTGGTTAATTTAAAGCCCTAACTGCCACGTAGGCAAACTGTCTGCCTCCGTTCGTTTGCAGTGGCACAAAGCAAACGCTGTGCGAGGGAGAGTATGAAGCAATCACGTCGTGCTACGAGAATAACTGCCAACTGCGTGAATATCTCTGTGAGAATCCTGACCTACATCATTCAACCTGCCCTAACAGTCTTTTTACCTATCAGATTCCATGAACATCACCAACACCGCTTGCGACGTCCCACCGCGCAGTCGCCAGGCAACCCAGATCGGCGTCGGCTCGTCCTTCATCGCCCTGACTACAATAATAATGGGATTGCGAATGGCTGGGAGACCTCCATTCTCTGCCGCTTTTGGGATAGACGATGTGGTTGGCTTCGTGACTTTTGTACGTGCTCTGCTCTGGGCTTGGAATGTGCCTAACTAGATCAGGTCACAGCGATGGTGGACACGGCGATTATGATTACAGGTAAGAGGTCTTTGGACGGTATATTTCAGCACCTAAAGAAGTCTAGGAGCGAGGCTGGGCTGGGGAATAGACATGTGGGCACTGACTCAGGCCCAAATCATCAGCCAGATGAAGGTTCGTATCATATAAACTACGCACACAACCCTGCAGTCTAACAACACCAGCTCTTCTACGTCGGCATTAttttcttctatttctcCGTTTCCATCGCAAAGCTCGccattctcttcttctacctCCGCATATTCACCACCCGCACCTTCAAACGCGTCACCTACGGTCTAATTGCCCTGTGCTCGGCCTACTCAGTCGCAGTCGTCTTTCAGAGCGCGTTCGACTGTACTCCAGCTTCGTATTACTGGACGCGATTTGACGGTGTTTCTGAAGGGACCTGTCTCGACTACGCTGCTTTCAAGGTCATGCCGCCGCTGAATATTGCTCTGGATGTGGTGGTTATGCTCCTGCCgctgccattgctgctgAAACTGAATCTGCCCCTCGCGAAGAAAATTCGAGTGATCAGCATGTTTTCTGTTGGTATTTTGTATGTTCTGCAGCATTTACCGTTTGTACGGTCTAACACTGGCAGGATTATCATCGCGGGCATCCTGCGTCTGTCGCATCTGTATCACTCTATCACGACGTATAACATTACTTGTGAGTCTCACAAAGAATACGATCTCTCTTACTGATATTGCAGACAACGGCGGCGAAATCTCCTACTACGGCGTCATCGAGGCAGATGTCAGCGTGATGTGTACCTGCATGCCTGCCATTGCAGCGTTGCTCAAGAGACTCCTACCAAGGTGGTTTGCTTCTTCGAGGGAAACATATCCGACTTACCAAACGGCACCGTCAACGCGAGGGACATTCCGATCAAGCACGAACCATACGAAACCTGTCTCCGAGAGCGCGGAAGATATCAATCTCATTCCAGTAGTGCCAGATGATTCCCCGGTGCAGAGGCCGCAGAGGTGTCTCCGTCCGAGATAGGCATTCAGTGtgtataattatatattatccaACCAAGTGGTTACTGACGAACTATCAGTAGTAAAACTCCCTCGCGAGCCCTGACGCATCTGTAGCCAACTGACCCGGTGGCATCTGCGGCACCAGCAGCGTCTGTGGACTCTTGACTTTGATATGCTGCGTAACCCACGCCTTCTGCCTGCCCACGCTCGTCTGAGCAAACGTAACGGCGTTTACAAACTCGGTATCCCAAAGCGCCTGACTCGCGGGCGATAGCGCCGTCAAATGGCCCTCGATATATGTCAGAAACATCTCCAGCGACTGCAGCGCAATCAGCGCCTCGTAGGCGTCGTTCGACTCGTTCTCTTCCATGGGGAATAGAGACCGCCGCAACCTATCGCAGACTTTCCGTCCGTACAGCCGACTCTCATGGTACCGGGCTATAACCGGTTCGAGGTTGCCGATGGCATCGTGTGTAATCCGTCTCATCACTTCAAGTCCAGACTGGATCTCCAGATCGTGCACCAGGCGCGGGATGAGGTCGCTGTAGATATCGCGCAGCATCTCGAGGCTTTCGTGCGTTGCGCCGAGCCACATTTCCAGCCACCGAATACGTTTCTGGGACTCGTCTTTGCGGGTTTCGCTTGCATTCAGTTTCTGCTCTTCTACGGCGTGGATGGCGGCGGTTTGGCGCTCTGGGGCGACGGGGGACTGTGATTCCTTCTGGACGCATTTCTCGATTCGTACCGCGCCGGATTTGAACATTGGCTGTTTGGAGACGGGGTCCCATTGTTCTGGTCTGTTAGATATGTGATGCTTTTCAAGGATTGTTACTTACCAATGGTGAGTTCGTTCGCTGCTCTCGCGCGCTTGTCCTTTGAGTCGAAATACCCGAAATGGAACGGGATGAAGACGTGGCCTGCGTTGATTCCCTCGATCTTCACAGGAAGTTCGACTTGTCCTCGTCTTGAACGCACGATGACCATCTCGCCGTTACTGAGCCCGACGCCGTCCGCGTCTGTCTGGGATACAACAACGCATGCATCCCGATCTGCTCCCTGCAACCGCTTCGATCGCCCGGTCTTCGATCTCGtatggaaatggaagacaTTCCTCCCTGTCGCCAGTAAAAATGGGAACTCGCTATTCGGCTGCTCCATGCTCGGCTTGTAGTGGCATGATTTCAAAATAGCCCGGCCTGCTGGGTTTATCGCCTGGTATTGTGCTTTGGTGAGTGGTGCACCGGTCTCGAGGTCGTGTCCGAAACTCTCGCAGTACTCGGTATCtgtgaagaagatgccgtCTTCGAAGAGTCTCTCTTTTCCATATGGGTACTTTTTCGTACAGGGCCATTGGATCCCTGATCCACCGGTTAATTTTTCATAGCTGAGCTCGCTGCAGTCAAGAGGCCGGCCAAAGGacatcttcttccactcAGCGAAGACTTCCTCCGGCTCCGTGAAGGGGATGAGCACGCCGCCGTCTTTATTGCGGAAGTCCATTCTCCGCGCAAAATCGAGGAAGATTTCCAGGTCTGGTTTTGCTTCCCCCGGTGGTTCGACGGCCTTTTGCGACAGGTGCATTGTGCGGTCGACGTTGGTGAAGCAGCCTGTTTTCTCGCCCCATTGCGCAGCTGGTAAGACCACGTCTGCGATTGCTGCTGTCTCGGTGAGGAAGATGTCCTGcacgacgaggaagaggtctgGTTTTGTGAGGAGGTCGCGCACGCGGTAGAGATGGGGGAGGCTGACGAGCGGGTTTGTCCCCGACACCCAGAACATCTCGATGCTGCCGGCGGCGACGAAGTTGAGCATGTTCTGGATATGCGTTGGTTCGTTCCAGTGCGGGACGTGCGTCAGGTCGATGTTCCAGATGTCGGCGATTTCCTGCATGTGCTTGGGGTTCTGGTGGTTGCGGAATCCGGGGTAttcgccgtcgcagcctgtTTCGCGGTTGTTTTGCGCCGTGGGTTGTCCGTTCATTTGGAAGATGCCGCTGCCGGGTTTGCCGATGTGGCCGAGTAGTAGATTAATGTTGTTGATTTGGCATGCTGCTGCGGTGGCCTGGTTGGACTGGTAGACGCCTTGTAGCGCTGTTGAGAGCAGACTGCCGGATGTTGCTAGGGCTCTGGCAGTCTCGTGCAGTTGGGAGACAGGCACTCCGGTGATCTTTTCTACATATTCAGGTGTATATTTCTTGACGACCTTCTTCAAGTCTTCCATTCCGCAGACGTGCTGTGCGATGTAGTCCTCATTCTCCCAGCCGTTCTCGATAATCAGGTGCTGCAGCCCGTTCATCAGGGCCACGTTGGTCCCGATTTTTGGCGTCAGGTGTATTGTCGCTTTCTTTGCAGTGTCTGACATGCGAGGGTCGACGACAATGAGTTTCGGTGGATTTGGCCCTGCAAGACGGTCCAGCACTCGAGACCACAGCACCGTCTGCGTGGCGGCCATATTGTGTCCGACCAGGAACAAACAGTCCGTATAGTCGATATCTGAATATGAGCCTGGCTGGCCATCACTCCCGAAAGATTCTCGCATGCTCGCAGCTGCAGTTGCAGTGCACAGGCGCGTATTCCCATCCCTATCCCGTTAGCATCGGACAAGTATTGATAGAAAGACGTACATATGTAGCGTATTCAACCCGGCCTTCCCAACCATCGCGAGCACATAATACTCCTCGAGTAACAGCTGCCCACTGGTATAGAACCCAATACCGTGGTTCGTCAGTCTGGACTGGATATCCTTTGCGCGGTCTACAATCAGCGCCATGGCCTCGTCCCACGACGCCCGCTCCAGCTTGCCATTGCGCCGGATCAGCGGGTGTTGCAGACGGTCAGGGTGTCCGATTGTTATCCATCTACGTcgttagtatatatatatttcttttgcAAGAAGATGCCGGACTAACCCGTTCAACCCCTTCGGCCCCAGTCGTCCTTTATTGACGCGGTCGGCTGTCCGTCCACGCACGCCGACGACTTTGCCATCCTTCACCCCGATGTCCATGCCGCAGCCATTGCTGCATTAAGTAAGTATTGATCATTGAAATTAAGGTAGAGCGCACCTGCACAGAACACAAGCACTCTGGACCCATTTGTCCGGTTTATCGACGAGGTGCGAGTCGCACCGCGTCGGCCACTGGTGCTTGTAGGGCGTGCGGTCGCCCCAGATGTTCTTGATCGAGTCCCTGGATTCGACGACCTTGGGCATCGTGCTGAAGCTGTGGAGGAGTGATATTTGCAAATCAGGGCGTGGGTATTGGTTGTGAGGTTGTGAGGTTGTGACTTTGCTTGCTACGGCGTGATTTCATCATGATGTATGTGGCTGTCCCGAAACGGAGAGCTTGAAGCTGTGCCAAGTATCGTCATTGCACCTTGGGTTCTTCTATTGCTATCTAGGCTATTTCGGTAGGATACATGTCAAAATGCCCCTGCCATATGCAGAGGCTGTACGGCTggtcgaagaggaggcgcaatgccagcgccagcacAAGCCCTCCCCAAGCGAATCCTGTTCGATATACAACGCATGCGACCGGGTAGTCTCGACAACAATCTACAGCCCAATTTCTACTCCGCAATATGACACCTCTGCGATGGATGGCTTTGCGCTGAGCGCGGCCGCAACAGAAAACGCAAGTGCTGAGACCCCAGTCATATTCGAAGTCACCGCCACGACGACTGCTGGGGATAAGCCGCATTCCACAGTTGACGATCTCAGGGATGGAGTTCCCCCTTGCCTGGAAATCATGACAGGGGCTCCGTTTCCCCTTGGGTTGGATCGAGACTGGTATGATTGCTGTGTGCCTGTTGAGGATGTTGTCGTGACCGAGAACAAATTCTCGACTCGTCGGTACATCGCGGTCTCGAAGCCTGCAAGACACTTCCAGCATAGAAGGTTTGCTGGGGGAGACTTCAGGAAGAGGGACGTCATtattgaagctggagagagtGTGCTGCCGCAGCATGTTATGGCAATGGCATCGGTCGGACTGACGCACGTTCCAGTCCTGCGCAGGCCTCGAGTGGCTATTTTCTCGACAGGCTGTGAGCTTTTATCGCCGGACGCACTCAGTAAACCTCATGATTTCATGATCCACGATGCCAATGGGCCATATCTGACGACGATGCTCCGAAGACGGGGAGTTGATGTCGACTTTCGCGGCGTCCTCCGAGACAGCCCAGAAACCATGCAGGATGCCATTTCAACGGCGCTGGATAGTGAGTACGATTTTATTTTAACCACTGGAGCAGTATCCGCCGGACGCTGTGATTTTATTCCCAGCCTGGTGAACCGCATTGGAGGTCGGACTGTTTTCCATAAGGCTGCTGTCAAGCCAGGCCATCCAATCCTGTTTTCTATGCTTGCTTGCAATGGGCGCGAGACAGCATTCTTCGGACTCCCTGGGAatcctgttgctgctgctgcatgtctTCGCTTTTTTGTCTTCCGATACTTGGAGACACTGCAGTTGCAAAAGGCTGAGACGCCACAGAGAGTCGCCCTTACACTGTCGAGTCCAGTTACAAACGGGCTTTCGCAGTGCAATGGCATGAAGGGTTCAGTGCTATCATTCCGCAAAAACCCAGACATATTCCGACCGGGCATATTGACGCCGAATAACCAGCAGGCGTGGATCATCGACGACCACAGCCCAGGCAAGACGAAGCCGTTTCTATACGCCAACTGCTGGGTTCACATTCCCAGCGGAGTGAGCGAGCTGGGCGAAGGGAGTCCCGTTGATATTTACCCATGCTAGCTAAGAATGTTGTTGAAAGTCTGAATGTCCTGTGTAATCGACGCGATATACCCGCCCATCCGTAGAGCCTCACTGTACTCAGCAGGCGTATTCATATTGTATAGCCAGTTTTCATCGAGCGGTCTAACGGCCTTGCCCTTCGACTTGAATACCACAGACTTTGGGCCCAGAATGCCGTTTTTTACATTCTCTTCGAGCAGGGACAAGGCTGGGGCTGACCAGACGCCCAGCAGCGGCTCGTAAATCCCGTCGGAGTTCTCAAAGCACGTAACGAGCGCTGCCATCTCTCTACATATGTGATTCATAGCGGAGACCGAGAAAAATGGGTAGTCGCAAGCAACAACAAGCCAGGATGCATCTGGGACGTCGCGATGGGCAGCAAGAAGGCCACCAGCCGGGCCAACGTCGGCTTCATCGTACAGAACATGAACTGGGAACGTAAATGTCTGATGGTACAGCTGCAGACTGGTCTCCGTCAGCCGTTCGATGCGCGGGTTCTCTAAGATTGGACCCAGGGCGCTCGGGTCTGGCAAGGAGAGGTAGACTGCGTCGGCATCAGGACATGCGATGCGCAGTCTGATGAGCTGGTGCTCGTAGACTGGCATTTCATCGTAAAGGCGGAGCAATTCCTTGCGGGTTCCCATGCGAGTGGAATGGCCGCCtgcgaggagaaggggttGGATCATGTTGTTATGAAGTTATGATACATGTGTGCTTGATCTTCCAAGATGGCCTTCCCTTCCGTTTTAGAAATTACTACCCACTGAGTACATCTCAGCCTGGGCGATTACTAAGCAAGTTAATCTTGATAAACTGCAGGGAAACAAGTTTCTTAAGTAGCGCAGCTTGTCCTCTGTCTGTAAGAGATACTATTTACCAGGCGTTGCTCAGAAGCTCTAGTGCTTTCACCTTGTCTATTTCTAGGACTGATTATATCCTGCATCATGAGCTTGGAGGCAATTTTCTGGGAACGGGTGGTGAATAGCATGCTGCCTGTCTTGCTCTATAGAGTATAGTTGCTTAGCCAGCATGGCTCGGTGCTGCAGTCAGACTTGATAAACCACATGTAAATATTATCAGCATTGTCAAGTCGCAGTAACTATCTGCCCAGAGTGGATGAATCGGAGGCGCACAGACTCCTATACTGGTAATGACTATCACTTACGAACCGGCCTATCAGAGGCCCAACATAACTAGGGCTGCAGGTGCAGCTTAAAtcacttcttcttctcatcacACCCCTctcgaaaaagaaaaaaaaaaaaaaaacagaaaccACATTCCCATCCATGGCACAGAGCACACTCACACCACCCCCGTCGCCCCGAGTAatcatcatcggcggcgccaTAACAGGCCTCACACTCGCGCGCTGCCTGGAGAAAGCCGGAATTGACTACGTGCTGCTAGAAAGGCACAGCGATATCCTCACGAACCTCGGCGGAACCCTTGCGCTGCTTCCAGCGGGCTGTCGTGTGCTCGACCAACTGGGCGTATTTGATCTTCTTGAGGAGTGTAGGAGCGACCTCCGTGGGCTGGTGACTGCGCTTCCAGACGGGTATGTCTATCGCAAGGAGACatttgggttgtttgggCCGAAGTAAGTGCAGTGCAGTGCAGTGCAGCTGGAGTTCTATATTCAAGGGGTTGATAACTGTTGCAGGCTCGGCTATCCACTTACATTACTGCGCCGAAGGGACCTCCTCCATGCGCTCTACACCTCGCTAGAGGATAGATCGAAGATCCTGCTCGGCGCTAAGGTCGTGGATATCGCCCCGCAAGGTGAGCCGGATGGGCCGTTGTGTGTTACAGCTGACTCTGGCGAGGTATATACGGGCGATATTGTTGTAGGCGCGGACGGGGTGCATGGGGTCGTGCGCGAGCACATGTGGCGCATAGCTGAGCTCCAACAGACCCCTAGAGGAAAGGCGAGCCAGGTACGGACAGGCACAGAGAAAGGGGGAATGACGGTGGACTACTACACGATCCTGGGAGCCACGCCGGCGGCCGAGTGCCCTAGAGGGCTGACGGAGATGGTCCGGCCGGGCGACATGCACATGCGGTGCGACAAGGGTGTACTCCTGACATTAATCGCGAATTCAGACGGTTCGGTGAATTGGTTTGCGGCATTCAAGATGGACCAGACTCGGGTGTACCCTGATCTCCCGGAGAAGCTCTCGCAGGAGGAAATCAGGGCCAAGTTGGAAGAGTATACGCAGCGGAAGGCCTGGGATGGTGCCGATTCCAGCGACATCACTTTCGGGGACCTGTGGAGGGTGAGTCCGTGGGTGTCAGCAACGCACTTACAGGAGGGCTTCTTTGATACCTGGTCTTGTGGTCGTATTACTTGTATTGGTGACACTGTATTCAAAGTTCGTCATGTCCCTGTCGAGTGTATTTACGGGAAGGTACTAACAAGGTGCAGTTCACGCCGAATCTCGCACAGGGCGCGAATCTGTGCATCGAGTCAGCCGCTGCTCTCGCCAACGCACTGTATAGGATCAAGTCCTCAGGTAATACGACAACTACGGCTATCCACGAGGCACTGACCGAATACCCAAAGCCCCTGAAAAGCCGGATCAAGCAGCTTTGTCTAATCTCATACCACACGACGCGAGTCCACCTGCTAGAGTCGAGACTGCTGTGGTACGTGGCCCGCTATATTCTACCCTATGTCATGGAACCCTGGGTCCAGTATGGTGTTTTCCTGAGGGAGCATGGGATGGCGGTTATGCTTGACTATCTGCCGCGCCCGGATCGAGACAAGAGGGCTGCCGAGGAGCGGGCGAGGGGCTGGCGGATGTGGAGGGTGGATGGGCATGCTGCTCTTATGGTCTTGGGGATTGGTGCCCTTTCTTGGTTCTTACGGTAGCGGCCTTTACTAAAGGCTCAGCTCTTGAGCAGTTacattatatatattccatGGGCACTCCCACTATGAAGAACAGGGCGGAACTGGTTGCATGAGTTCTTCCAGAAACACCACTACAACTATAACAGGCAAGTCTTCCAACGTCTTCTCTGCCGGTGTAATCGAAGAGAAAGTGGTACTCATATCCTGGAGAAGAGTGAAAATCCGTCTTGTACGAGGGGCATGTGGATTCTTTACCAAGGATATCAACCTAGAGAATTGAAGGAATAATGGTTCCAGAGCACtctccaaagccaacaatGCCATCTTGATCACCACTGCCACACCTCCCTTCTATCACCACGGAATCCCCATCGTCAAGAAAACAACGCTCCTCTCCGTCGGCGAGTTGAACCA
Above is a window of Aspergillus puulaauensis MK2 DNA, chromosome 2, nearly complete sequence DNA encoding:
- a CDS encoding FAD-dependent monooxygenase (COG:C,H;~EggNog:ENOG410PKIW;~InterPro:IPR036188,IPR002938;~PFAM:PF01494;~TransMembrane:2 (o428-448i469-487o);~go_function: GO:0071949 - FAD binding [Evidence IEA]), whose protein sequence is MAQSTLTPPPSPRVIIIGGAITGLTLARCLEKAGIDYVLLERHSDILTNLGGTLALLPAGCRVLDQLGVFDLLEECRSDLRGLVTALPDGYVYRKETFGLFGPKLGYPLTLLRRRDLLHALYTSLEDRSKILLGAKVVDIAPQGEPDGPLCVTADSGEVYTGDIVVGADGVHGVVREHMWRIAELQQTPRGKASQVRTGTEKGGMTVDYYTILGATPAAECPRGLTEMVRPGDMHMRCDKGVLLTLIANSDGSVNWFAAFKMDQTRVYPDLPEKLSQEEIRAKLEEYTQRKAWDGADSSDITFGDLWRVSPWVSATHLQEGFFDTWSCGRITCIGDTVFKFTPNLAQGANLCIESAAALANALYRIKSSGNTTTTAIHEALTEYPKPLKSRIKQLCLISYHTTRVHLLESRLLWYVARYILPYVMEPWVQYGVFLREHGMAVMLDYLPRPDRDKRAAEERARGWRMWRVDGHAALMVLGIGALSWFLR